From the genome of Synchiropus splendidus isolate RoL2022-P1 chromosome 17, RoL_Sspl_1.0, whole genome shotgun sequence, one region includes:
- the LOC128748099 gene encoding olfactory receptor 52K1-like: MYNTSQTLKMTAYGVVEGYKFCLFALFLLLYFLTVVLNVVLIAVIHQNKDLHQPMNIFTCMLSVNEVYGSSALLPATMLTLLSRTHEVSVRWCTAQVFFLHTYATAEFCILALMGYDRYLAICYPLHYYSIMSNSRIRKLIVLVGLYPFIIFTCYFSLTLRLRICGTVMPKLHCVNMELVRNACSIPPYISAVGLALITFCVVPQVLMVFFSYAQIARVCLKLQRVSQRSALKTCVPHLLCLLNYTIGGLFEIIQSRFDMRHVATEARLFLSLYFLIITPVANPVLYGLGTNLVRIHILKLFVKPGLWKWKTETTAAGA; encoded by the coding sequence ATGTACAACACTTCTCAAACGTTGAAGATGACTGCGTACGGCGTGGTCGAGGGCTATAAGTTCTGTCTCTTCgctctcttcctcctgctctacTTCCTGACGGTGGTCCTCAACGTGGTTCTGATCGCCGTCATCCACCAGAACAAAGATCTGCACCAGCCCAtgaacatcttcacctgcaTGCTGTCAGTCAATGAGGTGTACGGCAGCTCCGCCCTGCTGCCGGCCACCATGCTCACCCTGCTGTCGCGCACCCATGAGGTCAGCGTGCGGTGGTGCACCGCGCAGGTCTTCTTCCTTCACACGTACGCCACCGCCGAGTTCTGCATCCTGGCTCTGATGGGCTACGACCGATACCTGGCCATCTGCTACCCGCTTCACTACTACAGCATCATGTCCAACTCCAGAATCAGAAAGCTGATAGTTTTAGTCGGTTTGTATCCTTTCATCATATTCACCTGCTACTTCTCGCTCACGCTGCGGCTCCGTATCTGTGGAACAGTGATGCCAAAGCTCCACTGCGTCAACATGGAGCTGGTCAGGAACGCGTGCTCCATCCCGCCCTACATCAGCGCCGTAGGTCTGGCCCTGATAACATTCTGCGTGGTGCCTCAGGTTCTGATGGTCTTTTTTTCGTACGCACAAATCGCCAGGGTCTGTCTGAAGCTACAGAGAGTCTCTCAGCGAAGCGCTCTGAAGACCTGCGTCCCGCACCTCCTGTGTCTGCTCAACTACACCATCGGCGGGTTGTTTGAGATCATCCAGAGTCGCTTCGACATGAGGCACGTGGCCACAGAGGCTCGGCTCTTTCTGTCTCTATACTTCCTCATCATTACACCTGTGGCCAACCCGGTCCTGTACGGGCTCGGAACCAACCTGGTCAGAATCCACATCCTGAAGCTTTTTGTTAAACCCGGGCTCTGGAAATGGAAGACAGAAACCACAGCGGCGGGAGCTTGA
- the rnf167 gene encoding E3 ubiquitin-protein ligase RNF167, producing the protein MGHVCVWSVGCFLSIFSCLLLAPPTTDAYIIAHYGNNSAIFEDLPASFGSPLRKDGLRGILVAARPVNGCSTIDPPPPLPPALDSNSTKVIALIQRSDCYFDIKVLHAQQAGYDAVIVHNMYSDFLLNMKYNNASIAEEITIPSVFIGYNASQFLRKNIIPEAGSFLIVMPDFVFPLSYYLIPFTGVVGMVILVMCVILIIRCVQYRKRMRKNRLTKEQLRRIPTHKFTKGDDYDVCAICLDEYEEGDKLRVLPCSHAYHCRCVDPWLTKTKKTCPVCKQRVTRSSTEHSESDTEEDAESRGEDDGAEEEPDSERTPLLRPSYPGTPSGSPTDYLTNTTVTNAQCLTPPAHHHHEPPVLDYEGYYSPEEGTDTDSEVSAGDGRLSDDDTAQLIGRNTMQV; encoded by the exons ATGGGGCACGTCTGTGTGTGGAGTGTCGGGTGTTTTCTGAGCATCTTCAGCTGCCTTCTCCTCGCACCACCTACCACAGATGCATACATCATTGCT caCTACGGCAACAACTCTGCCATATTTGAAGACCTACCCGCCTCGTTTGGATCCCCTCTCCGAAAAGATGGACTGAGG GGGATATTAGTGGCGGCCCGTCCTGTCAACGGCTGTTCCACGATagacccccctcctcctctgccgccTGCCCTGGACTCCAACAGCACCAAAGTCATCGCTCTTATCCAACGATCTGACTGCTATTTTGATATAAAG GTGCTGCACGCTCAGCAAGCTGGTTACGACGCCGTCATCGTTCACAACATGTACTCTGATTTTCTGCTCAACATGAAGTACAACAACG caTCTATCGCGGAGGAGATCACCATCCCATCCGTGTTCATTGGCTACAACGCCTCCCAATTCCTCAGGAAGAATATCATCCCTGAAGCCGG ATCCTTCCTGATCGTCATGCCAGATTTTGTGTTCCCCCTCTCCTACTATCTGATCCCCTTCACTGGAGTGGTCGGCATGGTTATTCTTGTCATGTGTGTCATCCTG ATCATTCGTTGTGTACAGTACCGGAAGCGGATGAGGAAAAATCGCTTGACGAAGGAACAGCTGAGGCGCATCCCAACTCACAAGTTCACAAAAG GTGACGACTATGATGTCTGTGCCATCTGCCTGGACGAGTATGAAGAAGGCGACAAGCTTCGAGTTTTGCCATGTTCACACG CCTACCACTGCAGGTGCGTGGACCCCTGGCTCACCAAGACCAAGAAGACTTGTCCCGTCTGCAAGCAGCGCGTGACGCGAAGCAGCACGGAGCACTCTGAGTCTGACACGGAGGAGGATGCCGAGAGCCGCGGGGAGGACGACGGTGCCGAGGAGGAGCCGGACTCTGAGCGCACGCCGTTGCTCCGACCCTCCTATCCCGGAACCCCTTCTGGAAGCCCGACGGATTACCTGACCAACACTACGGTGACCAACGCCCAGTGCCTCACCCCTCCcgcccaccaccaccacgaACCCCCTGTGCTGGATTACGAAGGGTACTATTCCCCCGAGGAGggcacagacacagacagtgaGGTGTCAGCCGGAGACGGGCGCCTCAGTGACGACGACACGGCTCAGCTCATTGGCCGGAACACGATGCAGGTTTGA
- the srrt gene encoding serrate RNA effector molecule homolog isoform X2 — protein sequence MGDSDDEYDRRRRDKFRRERSDYDRSREREERRRDDWNDREWDRGRERRSRGEYRDYDRGRRERFSPPRHDISPQQKRMRRDWDDHGGDPYRGGYDLGYGGGGGPSYGPPQHWGHPDLHLMQPHHGIPIQARLGNIHDMDRGPPPLVMKSFKEFLVSLDDSVDETEAVKRYNEYKIDFRRQQMQEFFLAHKDEEWFRSKYHPDEASRLRAEAQSGLRNRLNVFMFLKENGWFDNVSLDIEQTPAIIKVLDAAVIKMEGGTDHDLRILDMPSEEEEAARERAASGSGGADPSKRSDLKGPECDNKTLVDTDKTEKEDLSAAGTEGGAAKDEGKEEEKKDSVREDKPEPKKARRKRKHSGDSDDDASPSESESESESECSEKSVKKDDAEEKDDDEEEDEDEDVKPKGKTEEKEEDKKPKDDSPKPRPLHRTCSLFMRSIAPSISKAEIVALCRRYPGFLRVCLADPHPERRFFRRCWVTFDRSVNIKEVCWNLQNIRLRDCELAPGVNRDLARRVRHVNGITQHKQVLRNDIKLAAKLIHALDDKGELWSNKSQDDGTESPGQNPILKNITDYLIEEVSAEEEELLGSMSGMEPEEGVKESNPTETTVERDDKLAKVLDRLVLYLRIVHSIDYYNTCEYPSEDEMPNRCGMIHVRGPIPPNRITNGEVTQWQKMVEEKMSPLFCAKEILSEDEAGKMGRKDPEEEVEKFISSNTQELGKDKWLCPLSGKKFKGPEFVRKHILNKHGDKIEAVKKEVVFFNNFLMDAKRPSLPEMKLPPLPAPGLLSPSMPFPPQAPQPPMAFGQPHPPLMGFGGGPPYPPNQFGGGRGNYDSFRGQGGYLGKPRNIR from the exons ATGGGAGACAGTGATGATGAGTATGATCGCAGGAGGAGAGACAAATTTAGGAGAGAAAGAAGTGACTACGACCGCtccagagaaagagaagaaagacgGAGAGATGACTGGAATGACAG GGAGTGGgacagaggcagagagagaaggagccgCGGAGAATATAGGGATTATGATCGTGGCCGAAGAGAGCGGTTTTCTCCTCCGAGACATGACATCAGCCCACAGCAGAAGCGCATGAGAAGAGATTG GGACGACCATGGTGGAGACCCGTACAGAGGTGGATATGATTTAGGTTATGGTGGTGGGGGAGGCCCAAGCTATGGGCCGCCACAGCACTGGGGACATCCTGACTTGCACCTCATGCAGCCTCATCATGGCATCCCAATTCAGGCGAG gcTTGGGAACATCCACGACATGGATCGGGGTCCTCCCCCTCTGGTCATGAAGAGCTTCAAGGAGTTCCTAGTGTCCCTGGACGATTCTGTGGATGAAACCGAAGCGGTCAAACGGTACAATGAGTACAAGATTGACTTCCGCCGGCAGCAGATGCAGGAATTCTTTTTGGCTCATAAAGATGAAGAGTG GTTCAGGTCCAAGTATCATCCAGACGAAGCCAGCCGACTGAGAGCTGAGGCCCAGAGCGGCCTGAGGAACCGGCTGAACGTCTTCATGTTCTTGAAGGAGAATGGCTGGTTTGATAACGTCTCCCTGGACATTGAGCAGACACCAGCCATCATCAAGGTCTTGGATGCAG CTGTGATAAAGATGGAAGGCGGGACAGATCATGATCTAAGAATCCTGGACATgccatctgaggaggaggaggcagcaaGAGAGAGGGCAGCATCTGGGTCTGGGGGAGCCGACCCCTCCAAGAGGAGTGACCTGAAAGGCCCGGAGTGTGACAACAAAACCTTAGTCGATACAGACAAGACTGAGAAG GAGGACCTCAGCGCTGCTGGCACTGAAGGAGGCGCCGCCAAGGATGAGgggaaagaggaggaaaagaaagactCGGTCAGAGAAGATAAACCAGAACCCAAAAAG GCGCGAAGGAAGCGGAAGCACAGCGGAGACAGTGACGACGACGCCAGTCCATCGGAGAGCGAGTCGGAGTCTGAATCGGAGTGCTCTGAGAAATCTGTGAAGAAAGACGATGCGGAGGAAAAGGATGAcgacgaagaggaggatgaggacgaaG ACGTGAAACCTAAAGGGAAAACTGAGGAGAAAGAAGAGGACAAGAAGCCGAAAGATGATTCCCCCAAACCTCGCCCGCTGCACCGCACCTGCTCTCTCTTCATGAGAAGCATCGCACCATCCATCTCCAAGGCTGAGATTGTTGCT CTGTGCCGCAGGTACCCAGGCTTTCTACGTGTTTGCTTGGCCGACCCACACCCTGAAAGAAG GTTCTTCAGGCGCTGCTGGGTGACATTTGACCGCAGTGTCAACATCAAAGAGGTCTGCTGGAACCTGCAGAACATTCGC CTGAGAGACTGTGAACTGGCGCCCGGAGTGAACAGGGATTTGGCTCGGCGGGTGCGGCACGTCAATGGCATCACTCAGCACAAGCAGGTGCTCCGCAACGACATTAAGCTGGCTGCCAAACTCATCCACGCCCTGGATGACAAAGGAGAGCTGTGGAGCAACAAGTCCCAGGACGATGGCACCGAG TCTCCGGGGCAGAACCCCATCCTGAAGAACATCACAGACTACCTGATAGAAGAAGTGagtgctgaggaggaggagctgctgggcTCCATGAGTGGGATGGAACCAGAGGAAGGAGTCAAGGAATCAAACCCCACTGAGACTACGGTGGAGAGAGACGACAAGTTAGCCAAG GTTCTGGACCGTCTGGTCTTGTATCTGAGGATCGTCCATTCGATTGACTACTACAACACCTGCGAGTACCCCAGTGAGGATGAGATGCCTAATCGCTGCGGCATGATCCATGTGCGTGGACCCATCCCTCCCAACCGCATCACCAACGGAGAAG TGACACAGTGGCAGAAGATGGTAGAAGAAAAGATGAGTCCATTATTCTGCGCAAAAGAAATTCTGTCAGAAGACGAGGCGGGGAAAATGGGGCGCAAGGATCCGGAGGAAGAGGTGGAAAAATTCATTTCCTCCAACACCCAGGAGCTGGGAAAGGATAAATGGCTGTGTCCGCTCAGTGGCAAGAAGTTCAAG GGACCGGAGTTTGTCCGCAAACACATCCTCAATAAACACGGCGACAAAATAGAGGCGGTGAAAAAGGAGGTGGTGTTCTTCAACAACTTCCTGATGGACGCCAAGCGACCGTCTCTGCCGGAGATGAAGCTGCCTCCTCTTCCGGCTCCAG GTTTGCTCTCGCCCAGCATGCCCTTCCCTCCTCAAGCCCCCCAGCCTCCCATGGCCTTCGGTCAGCCGCACCCCCCTCTGATGGGCTTCGGTG GTGGCCCGCCGTACCCGCCCAACCAGTTTGGAGGTGGCAGAGGCAACTACGACAGCTTTCGAGGACAAGGTGGTTATCTGGGAAAACCACGCAACATCAGGTGA
- the srrt gene encoding serrate RNA effector molecule homolog isoform X1, with protein sequence MGDSDDEYDRRRRDKFRRERSDYDRSREREERRRDDWNDREWDRGRERRSRGEYRDYDRGRRERFSPPRHDISPQQKRMRRDWDDHGGDPYRGGYDLGYGGGGGPSYGPPQHWGHPDLHLMQPHHGIPIQARLGNIHDMDRGPPPLVMKSFKEFLVSLDDSVDETEAVKRYNEYKIDFRRQQMQEFFLAHKDEEWFRSKYHPDEASRLRAEAQSGLRNRLNVFMFLKENGWFDNVSLDIEQTPAIIKVLDAAVIKMEGGTDHDLRILDMPSEEEEAARERAASGSGGADPSKRSDLKGPECDNKTLVDTDKTEKEDLSAAGTEGGAAKDEGKEEEKKDSVREDKPEPKKARRKRKHSGDSDDDASPSESESESESECSEKSVKKDDAEEKDDDEEEDEDEDVKPKGKTEEKEEDKKPKDDSPKPRPLHRTCSLFMRSIAPSISKAEIVALCRRYPGFLRVCLADPHPERRFFRRCWVTFDRSVNIKEVCWNLQNIRLRDCELAPGVNRDLARRVRHVNGITQHKQVLRNDIKLAAKLIHALDDKGELWSNKSQDDGTESPGQNPILKNITDYLIEEVSAEEEELLGSMSGMEPEEGVKESNPTETTVERDDKLAKVLDRLVLYLRIVHSIDYYNTCEYPSEDEMPNRCGMIHVRGPIPPNRITNGEVTQWQKMVEEKMSPLFCAKEILSEDEAGKMGRKDPEEEVEKFISSNTQELGKDKWLCPLSGKKFKGPEFVRKHILNKHGDKIEAVKKEVVFFNNFLMDAKRPSLPEMKLPPLPAPGLLSPSMPFPPQAPQPPMAFGQPHPPLMGFGGGPPYPPNQFGGGRGNYDSFRGQGGYLGKPRNIRMSRGDPRNIIEYRDLDAPDDMDFF encoded by the exons ATGGGAGACAGTGATGATGAGTATGATCGCAGGAGGAGAGACAAATTTAGGAGAGAAAGAAGTGACTACGACCGCtccagagaaagagaagaaagacgGAGAGATGACTGGAATGACAG GGAGTGGgacagaggcagagagagaaggagccgCGGAGAATATAGGGATTATGATCGTGGCCGAAGAGAGCGGTTTTCTCCTCCGAGACATGACATCAGCCCACAGCAGAAGCGCATGAGAAGAGATTG GGACGACCATGGTGGAGACCCGTACAGAGGTGGATATGATTTAGGTTATGGTGGTGGGGGAGGCCCAAGCTATGGGCCGCCACAGCACTGGGGACATCCTGACTTGCACCTCATGCAGCCTCATCATGGCATCCCAATTCAGGCGAG gcTTGGGAACATCCACGACATGGATCGGGGTCCTCCCCCTCTGGTCATGAAGAGCTTCAAGGAGTTCCTAGTGTCCCTGGACGATTCTGTGGATGAAACCGAAGCGGTCAAACGGTACAATGAGTACAAGATTGACTTCCGCCGGCAGCAGATGCAGGAATTCTTTTTGGCTCATAAAGATGAAGAGTG GTTCAGGTCCAAGTATCATCCAGACGAAGCCAGCCGACTGAGAGCTGAGGCCCAGAGCGGCCTGAGGAACCGGCTGAACGTCTTCATGTTCTTGAAGGAGAATGGCTGGTTTGATAACGTCTCCCTGGACATTGAGCAGACACCAGCCATCATCAAGGTCTTGGATGCAG CTGTGATAAAGATGGAAGGCGGGACAGATCATGATCTAAGAATCCTGGACATgccatctgaggaggaggaggcagcaaGAGAGAGGGCAGCATCTGGGTCTGGGGGAGCCGACCCCTCCAAGAGGAGTGACCTGAAAGGCCCGGAGTGTGACAACAAAACCTTAGTCGATACAGACAAGACTGAGAAG GAGGACCTCAGCGCTGCTGGCACTGAAGGAGGCGCCGCCAAGGATGAGgggaaagaggaggaaaagaaagactCGGTCAGAGAAGATAAACCAGAACCCAAAAAG GCGCGAAGGAAGCGGAAGCACAGCGGAGACAGTGACGACGACGCCAGTCCATCGGAGAGCGAGTCGGAGTCTGAATCGGAGTGCTCTGAGAAATCTGTGAAGAAAGACGATGCGGAGGAAAAGGATGAcgacgaagaggaggatgaggacgaaG ACGTGAAACCTAAAGGGAAAACTGAGGAGAAAGAAGAGGACAAGAAGCCGAAAGATGATTCCCCCAAACCTCGCCCGCTGCACCGCACCTGCTCTCTCTTCATGAGAAGCATCGCACCATCCATCTCCAAGGCTGAGATTGTTGCT CTGTGCCGCAGGTACCCAGGCTTTCTACGTGTTTGCTTGGCCGACCCACACCCTGAAAGAAG GTTCTTCAGGCGCTGCTGGGTGACATTTGACCGCAGTGTCAACATCAAAGAGGTCTGCTGGAACCTGCAGAACATTCGC CTGAGAGACTGTGAACTGGCGCCCGGAGTGAACAGGGATTTGGCTCGGCGGGTGCGGCACGTCAATGGCATCACTCAGCACAAGCAGGTGCTCCGCAACGACATTAAGCTGGCTGCCAAACTCATCCACGCCCTGGATGACAAAGGAGAGCTGTGGAGCAACAAGTCCCAGGACGATGGCACCGAG TCTCCGGGGCAGAACCCCATCCTGAAGAACATCACAGACTACCTGATAGAAGAAGTGagtgctgaggaggaggagctgctgggcTCCATGAGTGGGATGGAACCAGAGGAAGGAGTCAAGGAATCAAACCCCACTGAGACTACGGTGGAGAGAGACGACAAGTTAGCCAAG GTTCTGGACCGTCTGGTCTTGTATCTGAGGATCGTCCATTCGATTGACTACTACAACACCTGCGAGTACCCCAGTGAGGATGAGATGCCTAATCGCTGCGGCATGATCCATGTGCGTGGACCCATCCCTCCCAACCGCATCACCAACGGAGAAG TGACACAGTGGCAGAAGATGGTAGAAGAAAAGATGAGTCCATTATTCTGCGCAAAAGAAATTCTGTCAGAAGACGAGGCGGGGAAAATGGGGCGCAAGGATCCGGAGGAAGAGGTGGAAAAATTCATTTCCTCCAACACCCAGGAGCTGGGAAAGGATAAATGGCTGTGTCCGCTCAGTGGCAAGAAGTTCAAG GGACCGGAGTTTGTCCGCAAACACATCCTCAATAAACACGGCGACAAAATAGAGGCGGTGAAAAAGGAGGTGGTGTTCTTCAACAACTTCCTGATGGACGCCAAGCGACCGTCTCTGCCGGAGATGAAGCTGCCTCCTCTTCCGGCTCCAG GTTTGCTCTCGCCCAGCATGCCCTTCCCTCCTCAAGCCCCCCAGCCTCCCATGGCCTTCGGTCAGCCGCACCCCCCTCTGATGGGCTTCGGTG GTGGCCCGCCGTACCCGCCCAACCAGTTTGGAGGTGGCAGAGGCAACTACGACAGCTTTCGAGGACAAGGTGGTTATCTGGGAAAACCACGCAACATCAG AATGTCTCGCGGGGATCCCAGAAACATCATCGAGTACCGTGACCTGGATGCTCCGGACGACATGGACTTCTTCTAG